GCTAGGGTAGGGCCGTTGCCCCTCAAGGAGGATCGAAGTGCGTGCTCACAGAAGGATCTTGATCGGATTCACCGGCGCGCTGGTGGCCGCGAGCGTGGTGCTGTCCGGTTGCGGCTCCAGCAAGGGCGGCAATTCGCCGGGCAACACTCCTGCGGGCACCAGTCCTGCTACCGGCGCGGGCTCTGCGTCGGCGACCGAGTCGGCAGCTGCCGCGCTCGTGCCGGCCGCGATCAAGTCCAAGGGCGAGATCACCATCGCGATGGATGCGAGCTATCCGCCGATGGAGTTCTTCAAGCCGGGGACCAAGTCGCCCATCATCGGCATGGACGCCGATCTCGGCTTCGCCCTGGGCAAGCTGCTCGGGCTCAAGGTGAACGAAGTGAATGCCACGTTCGACGCGATCATTCCCGGTCTGCAGAGCGGCAAGTACGACGTCGGCATGTCCTCGTTCACCGACAACAAGGAGCGTGAGAAGATCGTCGACTTCGTCACGTACTTCTCCGCCGGCGAGAGCTTCTACGTCAAGTCCGACAGCAGCAAGACCTTCGACGGCCTCGACTCACTGTGCGGCGCCAAGGTCGCGGTCGAGAACGGCACCACCGAGCAGTCCGATGCGCTCGCGCAGTCCAAGAAGTGCACGGCCGCGGGCAAGCAGGCGGTGACGGTGCAGCAGTTCTCCGACCAGAGCGGGGCGAACCTCGCAGTGTCGAGCGGGCGCGCGGACGTCGGTTTCGCCGACTCGCCGCCGGTCGCCTACATCATCCAGCAGTCCAACGGGCAGTTCAAAGAAAGCGGCAAGCCCTTCGGCACCGCGCCGTACGGCATCGCGCTGCCTAAGGACAACGGCATGGCCAAGGCGGTTCAGGCCGCGATGACCGAGCTGATCGCGAACGGCGACTACGCCGACATGCTGAAGAAGTGGGACCTGAGCGACGGTGCGATCACCGAGTCGGTGATCAACGGAGCCCAGAGCTAGGCCAGTCGCTTCATGACTCACGAAGCGCCGGAGCGCACCGGCACGCAGGCTCCGTCCCGGATCCGTGCCGTGCCGGTGCGCCACCCGGGCCGGTGGGTGGCAGCCGCGGTGCTGCTCCTGCTCGCCGCGATGGCAGTGCACGCGACCGTCTTCGCGCGGGTCCAGCGCGGCAAGTCCAGGCAGGACCGTTTCGGTTGGCAGGTGGTGGGGGACTACTTCCTGTCGAAGCAGGTGCTGGACGGTCTGGTCGTTACGCTGGAACTCACCGCGATCGCGATGGCCATCGGCATTGCCGGCGGCGTGCTGTTGGCGGTGATGCGCCTGTCGCAGAACCCGATCGTGCGGTGGGTGGCCTGGGCCTACATCTGGTTCTTCCGTGGCACCCCGGTTCTCGTGCAACTGCTGTTCTGGTTCAGCCTGAGCTACGTCTTCCCCACGCTCTCGCTCGGCGTTCCGTTCGGGCCCGAGTGGGTGCAGATCAGCGCGAACGACATCACGCCGTTCATCCTCGCGTTCGTCGGGCTCGGCCTGAACGAGGCGGCGTACATGTCCGAGATCGTGCGGGCCGGCATCATCTCGGTCGACGAGGGGCAGTCCGAAGCGGCGCAGGCGCTCGGGATGACCCGGCTGCGCACGATGCGGCGCATCGTGCTGCCGCAGGCGATGCGAGTGATCATCCCGCCCACCGGCAACGAGACGATCTCGATGCTGAAGACGTCCTCGCTCGCGAGCGTGATCACGGTGACCGAGTTGCTGTACTCGGTCCAGTTGATCTATGCGAGCACGTATCAGATCGTGCCCATGCTGCTGGTTGCCAGCCTCTGGTATCTGATCGTCACCTCGGTGCTCACGGCCGGGCAGTACTACGTGGAGCGCTACTTCGGCCGGGGCTCCTCGCGCGCGCAGCCTCCGACCCCGCTGCAGCGGTTCCGGGCGATGTTCTCCACCCGGCCCATGGCCGCCGACCTGGGTGAATTGCCTGCGCGGAACGCCGAGGGGGCGCGATGACCTCGCTGCGAAAGGGCGACGGCGCGACCTCACCGGCCGGTGGTGCGTCGCTGATGGTTCATGCCGAGGGCGTGCACAAGCACTACGGCCTGGTGAAGGTGCTCAAGGGCATCGACCTGAAGGTCGCGGCCGGCGAGGTGATGGTGATCATCGGCCCGTCCGGTTCGGGCAAGTCGACCTTTCTGCGCTGCATCAACCATCTGGAGAAGGTCGACGGCGGGCGGCTGTTCGTGGACGGCGAACTCGTCGGCTATCGCCAGCGTGGCGACAAGATCTACGAGCTCAAGGACGCCGAGATCTGCCGCAAGCGGTCCGAGATCGGCATGGTGTTCCAGCGGTTCAACCTGTTCCCGCACATGAGCGTGCTGGACAACATCATCGAGGCTCCGGTGGGCGTCCGCGGCCAGAAGAAGGCGGCTGCCACCAAGCGTGCCCTCGAGTTGCTCGATCGGGTGGGGCTCTCGGACAAGCGTGCCGCCTACCCGAGCCAGCTGTCCGGTGGTCAGCAACAGCGTGTTGCCATCGCGCGGGCGCTCGCCATGGAGCCGAAACTGATGTTGTTCGACGAGCCGACCTCGGCCCTGGATCCTGAACTCGTCGGCGACGTGCTCGATGCGATGAAGCAGTTGGCCAAGGACGGCATGACCATGGTCGTCGTCACGCACGAGATCGGATTCGCGCGAGAAGTGGGCGACTCGCTCGTGTTCATGGATGCCGGCGTCGTCGTCGAGTCGGGCAACCCGCGTGAGGTGCTCGCCAACCCGCAGCACGAGCGCACCAAGGCCTTCCTCTCCAAGGTGCTGTGAGGCAGCGACCCGCGTGAGTGTCGGTTGGGACGCTCATCCCGACGTGGCCGCCTGGACCGGCCTGGCGCCGCTCGACGGCGACCGCACGGCCGACGCCTGCGTGATCGGTCTCGGCGGTTCGGGCCTGGCGGCTATCGAGGCGCTGCTCGCGCGCGGGCTGTCCGTGGTGGGCCTGGACACCGGACGGGTGGCCGCGGGCGCTGCCGGGCGCAACGGCGGGTTCCTGCTCGGTGGCCCGGCGCTGTTCCTGCACGACGCGATCGCGCGCTGGCGAGCCGACGCCGCGGTCGAGCTGTATCGCCAGACGCTGGCCGAACTGGACCGGCTCGAGACCGAACTCGGCCCGGACGTGGTGCGCCGGGTCGGGTCGATCCGGCTGGCCGGGCTGCCGGGCGAGCCGGTGACCGATGACGAGGCCGCCGACCGCGAGCGCGAGCGCGCCGACTGCGCCGCGCACGCCTCGGCGCTGCGCGAGCACGGCATCGCGGTGCAGGACTACGCCGGCCCGCTGGGTCACGGGATCTTCCTGCCCGACGACGCCGCGATGAACCCGGCGCGCCGCGCGCTGTCGCTGGCCACCCGGTTGCGCGCACGGGCGGATCTGCACGAGCACACCGCGGTGCGGTCGGTGGCGTCCGGCCGCGCCGTCACCGAGCACGGAACCGTCAGCGCCGCCGTTATCATCGTCGCCGTCGACGGTCGGCTCGACGCGCTGCTGCCCGCGCTCGCCGGGCGGGTACGCACGGCGCGGCTGCAGATGCTCGCGACGGGTCCGGTTCCGGCGCGGCTGCCCTGCCCGGTGTACGGCAGGTGGGGCTACGACTACGCGCAGCAACTGCCCGACGGCACGCTCGCGGTCGGCGGTGGGCGCGACCGCTACGTCGAGCGGGAGTGGACGGACGAGGTAGAACCGAGCCGGCCGGTGCAGCGGCACATCGAACGCGTCGCGGCGCGGATGGCCGGCGTGCCGGTGACCGTGCGGCACCGCTGGGGCGCGTCGGTCGGCTTCACCGCCGACGGACGTCCGCTGTGCACCGAGGTCGAGCCGGGCGTGGTCGCGCTCGGCGGCTACAACGGCACCGGCAACCTGGTCGGTCCGGTGGCCGCGCGCGCAGCCGTGGCGCTCGCCCTGGACGGGGTCACGCCGCCGACCTGCTTCGCCCCCTGATTCCCCGGGTGGCGGCGTGGGCCAGAATGGCGCGGTGACGTCGAGCGATCCAGCAGGTCTGGCCGCAGCGCTGCGCCGGGCCGGGCTGGCCGACGTCGACCACTCCGCCCGTCGCCGAGCCGAGTACTCCAGCGACGCGTCCAACTACCGCATCGTCCCCGCGGTCGTCGCCTTCCCGCGGCACGCCGACGAGGCCGCCGCCGCGCTCGGCGTGGCCCGCGAGTTCGGCGTGCCGGTCACCAGCCGTGGCGGCGGCACCTCGACCGCGGGCAACGCCGTGGGCGCCGGGATCGTCCTGGACTTCTCGCGGCACCTCAACCACGTCGTGCAGGTCGACCCCGAGACGCGCACCGCGACCGTGCAGCCGGGCACGATCCTCGACGACATCACCGCCGTGGCGGCCCGGCACGGGCTGCGCTTCGGCCCCGACCCGTCCACCCATGCCCGCGCCACGATCGGCGGATCGCTGGGCAACAACGCGTGCGGTTCGCGCGCGCTCAAGTACGGCCGCACCGCGGACAACGTCGTCGAGCTCGACCTGCTGCTGGCCGACGGCACGCAGTTGACCGCGCGCCGGTTCGAGCGGGACGGGCTGGCCGCGGCGGGCCCCGCCGGCGTCGCACTCGAGCGGCTCGTCAGCCCCCGGCTGGGCATGATCCGCACCGAGTTCGGCCGGTTCACCCGGCAGGTGTCCGGCTACTCGCTGGAGCACCTGCTGCCGGAGAACGGGCACGACCTCGCCAAGTTCCTGGTCGGCACCGAGGGCACGCTCGGCATGATCCTCGGCGCCACCGTCCGGCTGGTCGAGTCGCCGAAGGCGGTCGCGCTGGCCGTCCTCGGCTACCGCGACATGCCGGCCGCCGCCGACGCCGTGCTCGACCTGCTGCCGCACAAGCCGGTCGCGATCGAGGGCATGGATGCGCTGCTGGTCAACGTGGTGCGCGCCCGCCGCGGGGCGTCCGCCGTCCCCGACCTGCCGCGCGGCGAGGGCTGGCTGTTCGTCGAGACGGCGGGTGCGACCGAGGCCGAGGCGCGCGCCGCCGCCGACAAGGTGATCGCCGACTCCGGCTGCATCGACTCGCTCGTGGTCACCGGGGCGCCCGCGCGCGCGTTGTGGCAGATCCGCGAGGACGGTGCCGGGCTGGGCGGCCGCACGCCCGCCGGTGCGCCCGCGTGGCCCGGCTGGGAGGACGCCGCCGTGCCGCCCGACCAGCTCGGGGAGTACCTGCGCGAGTTCGGCCGGCTGATGCGCGAGCACGGCGTGGACGGCCTGACGTACGGGCACTTCGGCGACGGGTGCGTGCACGCGCGCATCGACTTCCCGCTGAGCACGGCGCCGAAGAAGTACCGCGAGTTCGTGGTCGCGGCGGCGCAGCTCGTCGGCCGGCACGGCGGCTCGATGTCCGGCGAGCACGGCGACGGGCGCGCTCGCGGCGAGCTGCTGCCGTACATGTACTCCTCCGACGCGATAGCTACGTTCGCCGCAGTCAAGACGATCTTCGACCCCGGCAACCTGTTCAACCCGGGGGTGCTCGTCGACCCGGCGCCGCTGGACGCGGACCTGCGGGTACCGCATGCGCGTGCGCTGCGGCACGGCCTGGGCTTCGCCTACTCGCACGACGGCGGCGACCTGTCGACCGCAGTGCACCGCTGCGTCGGCATCGGCAAGTGCCGCGCGGACAACACCGCCAGCGGCGGCGTGATGTGCCCGTCGTACCTCGCGACGCGCGACGAGAAGGACTCCACCCGGGGCCGCGCCCGCGTGTTGCAGGAGCTGGCCTTCGGGGGCGACTCCGAGCACGCGCACGCGCTGGTGAAGGGCTTTCGCTCCGACGCGGTGCTGGAGTCGCTGGACCTGTGCCTGTCCTGCAAGGGCTGCTCGTCGGACTGCCCGGCCGGCGTGGACATGGCGACGTACAAGTCCGAGGCGCTCTACCAGCGTTACCGGCGCCGGCTGCGGCCGCCCGCGCACTACGCGCTGGGCTGGCTGCCGCGCTGGGCCCGGCTCGCCGCGCGGATGCCGCGGCTGGCGAACTTCACCCTGCGCCGCGACTCGATCACCCGTGTGGCCAAGCGGCTCGGCGGCATCGACCGCCGCCGTCCGCTGCCGCAGTTCGCCACGCAGACGTTCCGCCAGTGGTTCCAGAGCTGGCCCGGGCGCACCGGCCAGCCGGTGCTGCTGTGGGTGGACACCTTCACCGACCACTTCACGCCGGAGGTGGGCAAGGCCGCGGTACGCGTTCTCGAAGCGGCCGGCTACTCCGTGCGGATCACCGACGAGCCCGTCTGCTGCGGCCTGACCTGGATCTCGACCGGGCAGCTGGACGGTGCGCGCAAGCAGCTGCGCAAGAGCCTGGACGCGCTCGATCAGGCGGTGCGGTTCGGGATCCCGATCGTCGGGCTGGAACCGTCCTGCACCGCGGTGCTGCGTCACGATGTCGTCGAACTGCTGCCGGGCGACGCGCGTGCGGCGAAGGTGCAGGCGGGCACGCGCACCCTCGCCGAACTGCTTGCGGGCACCGACGGCTGGACGGCGCCCGATCTGCACGGGGTGCGCGCGGTCGCGCAGCCGCACTGCCACCAGCACGCGGTGCTGGGCTGGCAGGCCGACTCCGCGCTGCTGACCGGCGCCGGGGCGGAGGTGTCGGCGGTGGGCGGATGCTGCGGGCTGGCCGGGAACTTCGGTGTCGAGCGCGGCCACTACGAAGTCTCCGTGGCGGTGGCCGAGACCGCTCTGCTGCCGGCCGTGCGTGCCGCGCCGCACGACGCCGTGGTGCTGGCCGACGGGTTCAGTTGCCGCACCCAGCTCGAGCAGCTCGCGCGCGTGCAGAGCGTGCACCTGGCCGAACTGCTCGCCGATCACCTGGAGTCCGAGTGACCGCGTTCGTACCGCCGCCGTACCCGTACGACCGGCTCGCCGAGATCACCGCGATCGCGGCCGCCCACGACGGCGGCGCGGTCGACCTGTCGATCGGCACGCCGTGTGACCCGGCGCCGCGCGCGGTGATCGCGGCACTGTCGGACGCCGCGGCGGCGCGCGGCTACCCGCCGTCGATCGGCACGCCGGCCTTGCGGGATGCGGCGGCCGCGTGGCTCGCGCGCCGGCTCGGCGCCACCGTCGACCCGGCCACCGAGCTGGCGGCGGTCGTGGGTAGCAAGGAGTTCGTCGCCTCCACGCCGCAGTACCTGAAACTGCGCGACCCGTCCCGCGACACCGTGCTCTACCCGGCGATCAGCTACCCGACGTACGCGATGGGCGCGACATTGGCGAGCTGCCGGCCCGTCGCGTACACGGCCCTGGACGCGATCGACCCGGCCGACGCCGAACGCGCCCTGTGCGTCTGGGTGAACTCGCCGGGCAACCCGACCGGCGAACTGTCCGACCTCGCCGCAGCCGCCGCGTGGGGCAGGCAGCGGGGCATCCCGGTCCTGTCGGACGAGTGCTATGCCGAGTTCACCTGGACGGGGTCACCGACCACGATCCTGCGCGCGGGCACGTCCGGAGTCCTCGCCGTGCACTCGCTGTCCAAGCGAGACAACTTCGCCGGCGCCCGGATCGGCTTCTACGCGGGCGATCGCGAACTGGTGCACTACCTGCGCGAGGTGCGCAAGCACGCGGGTCTGATGCCGCCGGGCCCGGTGCAGGCCGCGGCCGTGATCGCGCTCGGTGACGACGCGCACGTCGACGCGCAGCGCGAGCGGTACCTGCGCAGGATGACCCGGCTGCGCGCCGTCCTCGCCGCCTGCGGCTACGCGGCGCAGTTGCCGGCGGGCGCGTTCTACCTCTGGGCGCCGGCCCCGGGCGGCGACGCCTGGGCCGCGGCACGCGAACTGGCCGCGCGCGCCGGGATCGTCGTCTCGCCGGGAGAGTTCTACGGCCCGGCCTCGACCGGCTGGTTCCGCGTGGCTGCGGTCCAGCCGGATGAGCGGATCGAGCTGGCCGCGTCCCGCGTGGGGGCCTGAGCCCGGTTTGCCTTGCGGGCAGGCGGGGAAGACGTCCGGTGTCCGGCCAGCCAGTGAGAGGACGAGGCAGATGAGTGGAACCGACAAGGCGAAGAACGCCATCGAAGATGCACAGGGCAAGGCCAAGGAGGCGCTCGGCCGCGCGACGGGCGACAAGGACACCGAGGCCGAGGGCAAGAAGGACCAGGCGAGCGCGGACCTGAAGAACGCGGGCGAGAAGGTCAAGGACGCCTTCAAGCACTGACCGAAGACCGGGGGGCGGCAGGCCCCGGACCGCTGATGCGGTCCGGGGCCTTGCTGTGTCTCGGGCGGCGGGGCAGTGCCGTCCCTGGTAAGCACTTGTCCATGATTGAGAAGCCGGCATGACCGGGCCGCTCCGTCCGCAGAAGCGTGGCCGCACGATCGCGATGACGCCCGCCGAGCTGGACGAGTTCCTGGACACGCAGCGCACCTGCCGGGTCGCCACGGTCGGGCTGGACGGCCCGCACGCGACGCCGCTGTGGTTCTACTGGGACGGCGCGAGCGTGTGGCTCTACTCGATCACGGGTGCCCAGCGCTGGGCCGACCTGGTGCGCGACCCGCGCATCGGCGTCACCGTCGACGCGGGCGAGGAGTACTTCGAGCTGCGCGGCGTGGAGATCACCGGTCGCGTCGAGGTGGTCGGCGAGGTGCCGCGCACCGGCGAGCCGAACCCGGAGCTGGCCGCGGTCGAGACGGCGTTCTTCGGCAAGTACTTCGGCGGCGCGGTGTTCCACGACGGGCGGCACGCCTGGCTGCGCGTCACCCCGGTCAAGATCGCCAGCTGGGACTTCCGCAAACTCGGCGGCTGAGCGCCCCGCGGGAGGTCAGCCGAACTGGACGCCCTGGGCGAGCGGCAGGTCGGTCGAGTAGTTGACCGTGTTCGTCGCGCGCCGCATGTAGGCCTTCCAGGCGTCCGAGCCGGACTCGCGGCCGCCGCCGGTCTCCTTCTCGCCGCCGAACGCGCCGCCGATCTCCGCGCCGGACGGGCCGATGTTGACGTTCGCGATCCCGCAGTCCGAGCCCGCGGCCGAGATGAACTGCTCGGCCTCGCGCAGGTTGAGCGTGAAGATCGACGACGAGAGCCCCTGCGGCACCTCGTTGTGCATGGCGAGCGCCTCATCGAAGTCCGCGTAGGTCATGACGTACAGGATCGGCGCGAACGTCTCGGCCCGCACGATCTCGCTCTGCGTCGGCATCCGCACGAGAGCCGGCTGCACGTAGTACGCGTCGGGAGCCTGGTCCGCGAGCACGCGCGCGCCGCCGGCGACCAGCGTCCCGCCGTTCGCCTGCGCCTTGTCCAGCGCCGCGACGTACCCCTCGTAGGACGCCTGGTCGATCAGCGGGCCGACCAGCACTCCCTCGGCGGCTACGCCCGCACTGCCGGGGGTACCCCCAATAGCCAGCGGCGAGCCGATCGGCAGCGTCTCGTAGGCGGCCTTGATGCGCGCCACCAGGTCGTCGGCGATCGACTCGTGCACGATCACCCGGCGCAACGTGGTGCACCGCTGCCCCGCGGTGCCGGCGGCGGAGAACACGATGCCGCGCACCGCGAGGTCCAGGTCGGCGGACGGCGCGACGACGGCGGCGTTGTTGCCCCCGAGTTCGAGCAGCAACCGGCCGAAGCGGGCGGCGACGCGTGGCGCGACGGCCTTGCCCATCCGGGTCGAGCCGGTCGCGCTGATCAGGGCCACGCGCGGGTCGTCGACGAGCGCCTCGCCGACCTCGGCACCGCCCAGCACCAGAGCCGACAGACCTTCGGGGGCCCCGACCCGGCGGGCCGCCTCGGCGAGCAGCGCCTGGCACGCGAGCGCGGTCAGCAGGGTCTTCTCCGACGGCTTCCACACCACCGCGTCGCCGCAGACGAAGGCCAGCGCGGCATTCCACGACCACACCGCCACCGGGAAGTTGAACGCGCTGATCACGCCGACGACGCCCAGCGGGTGCCACTGCTCCATCATCCGGTGACCGGGCCGCTCGGACGCGATCGTCAGCCCGAACAGCTGGCGCGACTGGCCGACGGCGAGGTCACAGATGTCGATCATCTCCTGGACCTCGCCCAGGCCCTCGGACCGGATCTTGCCCGCCTCGATCGAGACGAGGGCCCCGAGGTCGGCCTTGTGCTCGCGCAGCAGCTCCCCGAGTTCGCGCACCAGCTGACCGCGGACCGGCCCGGGCACCGCGCGCCACTGCCGGAACGCCTCGGACGCGGCGCCGACGATGTCGGCGACCTCCGCGGCCGTGTGCGCGTGCACCCGGGCCAGCTCACCGCCGGTGACGGGGGAGCGGGCGATCAGGCCAGCCCCTGTGCGGGGCAGGTCATGGACGCCGAGGCGGGACAGGATCGCGGCGGTCTCGGTGACGAGCTCGTCGTGCGCGGGGACGGTCATCTCGAACTCCTCGTCGTTGCTTATGACTGCCTAGTGTATGCCGTAAGCTCAGCTTATGGCTAATGGGGACGGCCTCCTGGACGTCGGGCGGCTGCGGCTGCTGCGGGAGGTCGGCCTGCGCGGCACCATCGCCGGCGCAGCTCGATCGCTGGGGCTGACCTCGTCCGCCGTCTCGCAGCAGTTGGCGGTGCTGGAACGCGAGGCCGGGACGGCGCTGGTGGACCGTTCGCCGCGCGGTGTCGTGCTCACCGGTGCCGGCCACGCCCTGGTCCGGCGGGCGGACGAGGTGCTGGACGTGCTCGCCTCGGCGCGCGCCGATCTGGACCGGATCGCCGGCTCGCTCAGCGGTCCGGTGCGCATCGCGGCGGTGGCCAGCGCCGCGGCGACGTTCGTCTCGGCCGCGGCGTGCGAGCTGCGCGAGAGCCATCCCGGCATCGCCCTGTCGGTATTGGTCGCCGAACCGGCCCGATCCCTGGACCTGCTACTTGCCGGCGACGTGGACATCGCGGTCGTCGACGAGTACGACCGCGTCCCGCTCGCGCTACCGGAGTTCGTCCTCGCCCGCGAGCTGTGCGCCGAACCGCTGGTCGCCGTCCTGCCGGGCGGTCACCTGGGCCGGCGTGCCGTGCGGCTTGCCGACCTCGCCGACGCGGACTGGATCATGCCGCCGGACGACGCGGCGTGCGGGCTGGCGGTGCGCTCGGCCTGCCGCGCCGAGGGGTTCGAGCCGCGGGTGCGCTGGGAGACCGACGACATGCTGTTGCTGGCCCGCGCGGTCGCGGCCGGGCACGGTGTCGCGGTGCTGCCGCGCCTGTCGGTCGACACGCGCGCGGCCGCGATCCAGACCCGCAGGCTGGGCGAACCGCAACTGCAGCGCCGGCTGCGCGCGGTCGCGCGCGCCTCGGCGCTGTCGCGGCCGGTGATCGAGGCCGTGGTCGGCGCGCTGGCCGGCCGCGCCGCGGAGGCCGCAGCGCCCGCACGGCGCGGGCGCTGGTAGCACCCTTCCGTGGGATGTCCGTAATCGGGTCCGCGTGAAGCGAGTTTTCGCATTTAGCAGGACTACGGCTTGACGAATGGGAACGACACGCGTGTAATTTCCTACGTGTCACCTCGTTCCCGCCACAACCTTCAGGAGGAAGCCGTGACGGACCTGTCGAGCAACCTCAGTGATGCCGACCTGTCCGACCTGTTCGGCCTGCCGGAAGAGGCAAGCTGGCAGGAGCGTGCCCTGTGCGCGCAGACGGATCCGGAGGCCTTCTTCCCCGAGAAGGGCGGCTCCACCCGGGAGGCGAAGCGGATCTGCACGGGCTGCGAGGTCCGCGCCGAGTGCCTGGAGTACGCGCTGGCCCACGACGAGCGGTTCGGCATCTGGGGCGGGCTGTCCGAGCGCGAGCGTCGCCGGCTCAAGCGCCGCGCGGTCTGACCGCAGCCGTCCGGAACCGCGCGGGCCGCGTCAGTCC
This genomic stretch from Jatrophihabitans cynanchi harbors:
- a CDS encoding CsbD family protein, which gives rise to MSGTDKAKNAIEDAQGKAKEALGRATGDKDTEAEGKKDQASADLKNAGEKVKDAFKH
- a CDS encoding NAD(P)/FAD-dependent oxidoreductase — protein: MSVGWDAHPDVAAWTGLAPLDGDRTADACVIGLGGSGLAAIEALLARGLSVVGLDTGRVAAGAAGRNGGFLLGGPALFLHDAIARWRADAAVELYRQTLAELDRLETELGPDVVRRVGSIRLAGLPGEPVTDDEAADRERERADCAAHASALREHGIAVQDYAGPLGHGIFLPDDAAMNPARRALSLATRLRARADLHEHTAVRSVASGRAVTEHGTVSAAVIIVAVDGRLDALLPALAGRVRTARLQMLATGPVPARLPCPVYGRWGYDYAQQLPDGTLAVGGGRDRYVEREWTDEVEPSRPVQRHIERVAARMAGVPVTVRHRWGASVGFTADGRPLCTEVEPGVVALGGYNGTGNLVGPVAARAAVALALDGVTPPTCFAP
- the dapC gene encoding succinyldiaminopimelate transaminase, giving the protein MTAFVPPPYPYDRLAEITAIAAAHDGGAVDLSIGTPCDPAPRAVIAALSDAAAARGYPPSIGTPALRDAAAAWLARRLGATVDPATELAAVVGSKEFVASTPQYLKLRDPSRDTVLYPAISYPTYAMGATLASCRPVAYTALDAIDPADAERALCVWVNSPGNPTGELSDLAAAAAWGRQRGIPVLSDECYAEFTWTGSPTTILRAGTSGVLAVHSLSKRDNFAGARIGFYAGDRELVHYLREVRKHAGLMPPGPVQAAAVIALGDDAHVDAQRERYLRRMTRLRAVLAACGYAAQLPAGAFYLWAPAPGGDAWAAARELAARAGIVVSPGEFYGPASTGWFRVAAVQPDERIELAASRVGA
- a CDS encoding FAD-binding and (Fe-S)-binding domain-containing protein → MTSSDPAGLAAALRRAGLADVDHSARRRAEYSSDASNYRIVPAVVAFPRHADEAAAALGVAREFGVPVTSRGGGTSTAGNAVGAGIVLDFSRHLNHVVQVDPETRTATVQPGTILDDITAVAARHGLRFGPDPSTHARATIGGSLGNNACGSRALKYGRTADNVVELDLLLADGTQLTARRFERDGLAAAGPAGVALERLVSPRLGMIRTEFGRFTRQVSGYSLEHLLPENGHDLAKFLVGTEGTLGMILGATVRLVESPKAVALAVLGYRDMPAAADAVLDLLPHKPVAIEGMDALLVNVVRARRGASAVPDLPRGEGWLFVETAGATEAEARAAADKVIADSGCIDSLVVTGAPARALWQIREDGAGLGGRTPAGAPAWPGWEDAAVPPDQLGEYLREFGRLMREHGVDGLTYGHFGDGCVHARIDFPLSTAPKKYREFVVAAAQLVGRHGGSMSGEHGDGRARGELLPYMYSSDAIATFAAVKTIFDPGNLFNPGVLVDPAPLDADLRVPHARALRHGLGFAYSHDGGDLSTAVHRCVGIGKCRADNTASGGVMCPSYLATRDEKDSTRGRARVLQELAFGGDSEHAHALVKGFRSDAVLESLDLCLSCKGCSSDCPAGVDMATYKSEALYQRYRRRLRPPAHYALGWLPRWARLAARMPRLANFTLRRDSITRVAKRLGGIDRRRPLPQFATQTFRQWFQSWPGRTGQPVLLWVDTFTDHFTPEVGKAAVRVLEAAGYSVRITDEPVCCGLTWISTGQLDGARKQLRKSLDALDQAVRFGIPIVGLEPSCTAVLRHDVVELLPGDARAAKVQAGTRTLAELLAGTDGWTAPDLHGVRAVAQPHCHQHAVLGWQADSALLTGAGAEVSAVGGCCGLAGNFGVERGHYEVSVAVAETALLPAVRAAPHDAVVLADGFSCRTQLEQLARVQSVHLAELLADHLESE
- the amaB gene encoding L-piperidine-6-carboxylate dehydrogenase; this translates as MTVPAHDELVTETAAILSRLGVHDLPRTGAGLIARSPVTGGELARVHAHTAAEVADIVGAASEAFRQWRAVPGPVRGQLVRELGELLREHKADLGALVSIEAGKIRSEGLGEVQEMIDICDLAVGQSRQLFGLTIASERPGHRMMEQWHPLGVVGVISAFNFPVAVWSWNAALAFVCGDAVVWKPSEKTLLTALACQALLAEAARRVGAPEGLSALVLGGAEVGEALVDDPRVALISATGSTRMGKAVAPRVAARFGRLLLELGGNNAAVVAPSADLDLAVRGIVFSAAGTAGQRCTTLRRVIVHESIADDLVARIKAAYETLPIGSPLAIGGTPGSAGVAAEGVLVGPLIDQASYEGYVAALDKAQANGGTLVAGGARVLADQAPDAYYVQPALVRMPTQSEIVRAETFAPILYVMTYADFDEALAMHNEVPQGLSSSIFTLNLREAEQFISAAGSDCGIANVNIGPSGAEIGGAFGGEKETGGGRESGSDAWKAYMRRATNTVNYSTDLPLAQGVQFG
- a CDS encoding pyridoxamine 5'-phosphate oxidase family protein; the protein is MTGPLRPQKRGRTIAMTPAELDEFLDTQRTCRVATVGLDGPHATPLWFYWDGASVWLYSITGAQRWADLVRDPRIGVTVDAGEEYFELRGVEITGRVEVVGEVPRTGEPNPELAAVETAFFGKYFGGAVFHDGRHAWLRVTPVKIASWDFRKLGG
- a CDS encoding amino acid ABC transporter permease; translation: MTHEAPERTGTQAPSRIRAVPVRHPGRWVAAAVLLLLAAMAVHATVFARVQRGKSRQDRFGWQVVGDYFLSKQVLDGLVVTLELTAIAMAIGIAGGVLLAVMRLSQNPIVRWVAWAYIWFFRGTPVLVQLLFWFSLSYVFPTLSLGVPFGPEWVQISANDITPFILAFVGLGLNEAAYMSEIVRAGIISVDEGQSEAAQALGMTRLRTMRRIVLPQAMRVIIPPTGNETISMLKTSSLASVITVTELLYSVQLIYASTYQIVPMLLVASLWYLIVTSVLTAGQYYVERYFGRGSSRAQPPTPLQRFRAMFSTRPMAADLGELPARNAEGAR
- a CDS encoding amino acid ABC transporter ATP-binding protein, which produces MTSLRKGDGATSPAGGASLMVHAEGVHKHYGLVKVLKGIDLKVAAGEVMVIIGPSGSGKSTFLRCINHLEKVDGGRLFVDGELVGYRQRGDKIYELKDAEICRKRSEIGMVFQRFNLFPHMSVLDNIIEAPVGVRGQKKAAATKRALELLDRVGLSDKRAAYPSQLSGGQQQRVAIARALAMEPKLMLFDEPTSALDPELVGDVLDAMKQLAKDGMTMVVVTHEIGFAREVGDSLVFMDAGVVVESGNPREVLANPQHERTKAFLSKVL
- a CDS encoding ABC transporter substrate-binding protein; translated protein: MRAHRRILIGFTGALVAASVVLSGCGSSKGGNSPGNTPAGTSPATGAGSASATESAAAALVPAAIKSKGEITIAMDASYPPMEFFKPGTKSPIIGMDADLGFALGKLLGLKVNEVNATFDAIIPGLQSGKYDVGMSSFTDNKEREKIVDFVTYFSAGESFYVKSDSSKTFDGLDSLCGAKVAVENGTTEQSDALAQSKKCTAAGKQAVTVQQFSDQSGANLAVSSGRADVGFADSPPVAYIIQQSNGQFKESGKPFGTAPYGIALPKDNGMAKAVQAAMTELIANGDYADMLKKWDLSDGAITESVINGAQS